From Peptoanaerobacter stomatis, one genomic window encodes:
- the metF gene encoding methylenetetrahydrofolate reductase [NAD(P)H] — translation MKISDILSKNKINLSFEVFPPKSDVALGAVMDTVRDIADLKPAFCSVTYGANGGTSENTVKIASYIENELNVCALAHLTCVLSSKEDIDEKLQKLKENNIDNILALRGDIIDEELFKNKKDLIHSSELMSYIKDDYDFCIGGACYPEGHLESKSKDEDVEYLKLKQDLGADFLTTQMFFDNNIFYNFMYKLRNKNVNIPIIPGIMPVTNVTQLKRIRQLSGAQIPPKFLSIADKFKDDVPAMKQAGIIYACNQIIDLISNGINHIHVYTMNDSDIAKRISDNLSYILEK, via the coding sequence ATGAAAATAAGCGATATATTAAGTAAAAACAAGATAAATTTATCTTTTGAAGTGTTTCCTCCTAAAAGTGACGTTGCGCTTGGTGCGGTAATGGATACTGTAAGAGACATAGCTGATTTAAAACCGGCATTTTGTTCTGTTACATACGGTGCTAACGGTGGAACGAGCGAAAATACGGTCAAAATAGCAAGTTATATCGAAAATGAATTGAATGTGTGTGCTTTAGCGCATCTTACTTGCGTACTTTCAAGCAAAGAAGATATTGATGAAAAATTGCAAAAATTAAAAGAAAACAACATAGATAACATACTTGCTCTAAGAGGCGATATAATAGATGAAGAGTTATTTAAAAATAAAAAAGACTTGATACATTCATCCGAGCTTATGAGTTATATCAAAGACGACTATGATTTTTGCATAGGAGGAGCTTGTTACCCTGAGGGACATCTGGAGAGCAAAAGCAAGGATGAAGATGTGGAATATCTTAAACTTAAACAGGATTTGGGAGCGGATTTTTTGACAACTCAGATGTTTTTTGACAACAATATTTTTTATAATTTTATGTATAAATTGAGAAATAAAAATGTGAATATACCGATAATACCAGGAATAATGCCTGTAACCAATGTAACTCAGTTAAAAAGGATAAGGCAATTATCAGGAGCGCAGATACCGCCTAAATTTTTATCAATAGCCGATAAATTTAAAGATGATGTGCCTGCTATGAAACAAGCCGGAATAATATATGCCTGCAATCAGATAATAGATCTTATATCAAACGGAATAAATCATATACATGTTTATACTATGAATGACTCCGATATAGCAAAGCGCATATCCGACAACTTGTCATATATACTTGAAAAATAG
- a CDS encoding vitamin B12 dependent-methionine synthase activation domain-containing protein, whose protein sequence is MDILLDKSEIRRYAGYKEKFKIIPEIEEKIDILISEIKQKARVKYTYEIFDVSILGDEVKFADITFKSRFLAKNLKCCDKIILLAITLGNEVDSMIRRYSTIDGTSMILVQAIAAEYLEKYIDEIEKEILSKIDKKVYFKPRFSPGYSDLDIVHQKDVINILNATKKIGLSTTSSYMLTPAKSVTAIIGITDTDYKNVKNKCSYCMLTNCSMREK, encoded by the coding sequence ATGGATATACTGCTTGACAAATCCGAAATAAGAAGGTATGCGGGATATAAAGAAAAATTCAAGATAATACCTGAAATAGAAGAAAAAATAGACATATTAATATCTGAAATTAAACAAAAAGCGAGAGTAAAATACACTTATGAAATATTTGACGTGAGCATTTTGGGAGATGAAGTAAAATTTGCCGATATTACTTTTAAGAGCAGATTTTTAGCAAAAAATCTGAAATGCTGTGACAAGATTATACTGCTGGCGATAACTCTTGGTAATGAAGTGGATTCTATGATTAGGAGATACTCTACTATAGACGGTACATCTATGATACTTGTTCAAGCTATAGCGGCAGAATACTTGGAAAAATATATAGACGAGATAGAAAAAGAAATACTGTCTAAAATTGACAAAAAAGTATATTTTAAACCGAGATTTTCTCCGGGATATTCAGACCTTGACATAGTACACCAAAAAGATGTTATAAATATATTAAATGCGACAAAAAAAATAGGTCTAAGCACGACATCGAGCTATATGCTTACACCTGCCAAAAGCGTTACGGCAATAATAGGAATAACGGATACAGATTATAAAAACGTCAAAAACAAATGTAGTTATTGTATGCTTACAAATTGCAGTATGAGAGAAAAATAA